In one window of Tumebacillus algifaecis DNA:
- a CDS encoding J domain-containing protein, whose translation MLDETIQRLRALDLEKLSDAELGKLHGQLLHWQTHLQELTDDVAALRAEQWWHQLPASDARTIRLLVKGGRLTAELLKGLPSYAHLMLLVDIENPDVVRLWARMSPEVRAERIAQVQAAIQHTEVRKTTSQREDAQENALLAYEVLGLTASASWVEVKKKYRELAAQYHPDQGGDVQIFKALQKAYRVLEARFL comes from the coding sequence ATGCTTGATGAGACGATACAGAGGTTGCGCGCCCTCGATCTGGAGAAGTTGTCCGATGCGGAGCTTGGCAAACTGCATGGGCAATTGTTGCACTGGCAAACCCACTTGCAGGAGCTGACGGACGATGTGGCCGCGCTGCGGGCTGAACAGTGGTGGCATCAGTTGCCAGCAAGCGATGCGCGGACGATTCGGCTGTTGGTAAAAGGAGGTCGCTTGACTGCCGAACTGCTGAAGGGCCTCCCTTCCTACGCCCACCTGATGTTGCTAGTAGACATTGAAAATCCGGATGTGGTTCGACTGTGGGCGCGGATGTCACCCGAGGTGCGGGCAGAGCGGATTGCACAAGTACAAGCGGCGATCCAGCATACTGAGGTGCGCAAGACCACCTCGCAGCGCGAAGATGCGCAGGAGAACGCTTTGCTCGCCTATGAGGTGCTCGGTTTGACGGCGAGTGCAAGTTGGGTGGAAGTGAAGAAGAAGTATCGCGAGTTGGCCGCGCAGTACCACCCTGATCAGGGCGGAGATGTCCAGATCTTCAAGGCGTTGCAAAAAGCGTATCGGGTGTTGGAAGCAAGGTTTCTGTAG
- a CDS encoding PLP-dependent transferase — translation MTDGRVEDELGADLIRHASTNYLGGHSDVLGGMLVAKKDSALIGTIRALQGAGGAEAAMKIAAQVKIFTRATSLGGTESLLEHRASIEWPDSKTPPNLMRVSVGMEHADDLIEDLEQASV, via the coding sequence ATGACAGATGGAAGGGTCGAGGATGAGCTGGGTGCCGACCTGATCAGGCACGCCAGTACGAATTACTTAGGCGGTCATAGCGATGTGCTGGGGGGCATGCTGGTGGCTAAGAAGGACAGCGCACTGATCGGCACGATCCGCGCCCTTCAAGGCGCAGGCGGTGCCGAGGCCGCGATGAAGATCGCCGCACAGGTGAAAATTTTTACTCGGGCCACCTCATTAGGCGGCACCGAAAGCCTGTTGGAACATCGAGCTTCGATTGAATGGCCTGATAGCAAAACACCGCCCAATCTAATGCGCGTATCTGTCGGCATGGAACATGCGGATGATCTGATCGAGGATTTGGAACAAGCATCGGTCTGA
- the abc-f gene encoding ribosomal protection-like ABC-F family protein, with protein sequence MMVLVQAQKLYQSIGAKELIQQIELEICAGDRIGLIGPNGEGKSTLMRLLAGVDEPEGGTLRISCVTGYIPQSLESEGSLNVTDWFARQDIVPDASIAKELGVGDHVWERPLHQLSGGEQTKVALVKALSVNPELLLLDEPTNHLDLDAVRWLEQTLKGLRIAMVIISHDRRFLDEVTDLTWELKKGQLTTYSGSYSQYAAWVAGEKERIQQEYDEYLKEKERLQETISRKQQWAAKGEQGRKATDSFARHLKAIDKGRAAKTQRVIKAMQYRLDSMEPEEKPERQLAAHVRFLDIEQSERTVLVQGDEIAFGYGERQLLDEVKFAVEKGDRIALIGPNGAGKTTLLKMLTGELTPQAGHLRLTPTANLGYFDQVFATLDLERSLLDDLLQLDGMDRTTARVFLGSFLFRQDEVFRKLSTLSFGERVRYVFVKLILSRNNLLVLDEPSNHLDIVTREKVEEALADYPGAIICASHDRFFLEKLTNKVWELRDGRLTVYPYGFREYWERKQQTKAVKKSAKKVNKRQLQDEILQIETRLAQLSWEMSTVLDEVKKREQDAEFLALSRRRNQLRTDLNG encoded by the coding sequence ATGATGGTACTTGTACAAGCACAAAAATTATATCAATCGATCGGTGCGAAAGAACTGATTCAACAAATCGAACTCGAAATCTGCGCGGGTGATCGCATCGGCCTGATCGGGCCAAACGGGGAAGGCAAATCAACCTTGATGCGATTGCTCGCAGGTGTAGACGAACCGGAGGGCGGCACGCTGCGCATCTCCTGTGTGACGGGCTACATTCCGCAGTCACTGGAAAGCGAGGGCAGCTTGAACGTGACCGACTGGTTCGCCCGTCAGGACATCGTGCCGGACGCAAGCATCGCCAAGGAGCTCGGTGTCGGTGACCACGTATGGGAGCGCCCGCTGCATCAGTTGAGCGGCGGGGAGCAGACCAAGGTCGCTTTGGTGAAGGCGCTGAGCGTCAATCCGGAACTGCTATTGCTCGATGAGCCGACCAACCACCTCGACCTCGATGCGGTGCGCTGGTTGGAGCAAACGCTCAAAGGGCTGAGGATCGCGATGGTCATCATTTCCCATGACCGCCGTTTTCTGGACGAAGTGACCGACCTGACGTGGGAGCTGAAAAAAGGCCAGCTCACCACCTACTCGGGCAGCTACAGCCAGTATGCGGCATGGGTTGCCGGGGAAAAGGAGCGCATCCAACAGGAGTATGATGAATACCTGAAAGAAAAAGAGCGCCTGCAAGAGACGATCTCCCGCAAGCAGCAATGGGCGGCCAAAGGGGAGCAAGGGCGCAAAGCGACCGATTCGTTTGCCAGACACCTCAAGGCGATAGACAAAGGCCGTGCCGCCAAAACACAGCGGGTCATCAAAGCGATGCAGTACCGCCTTGATAGCATGGAACCGGAGGAAAAACCGGAACGGCAACTGGCCGCTCATGTGCGTTTTCTCGACATCGAGCAATCGGAGCGAACCGTCTTGGTGCAAGGCGACGAGATCGCGTTTGGTTACGGGGAGCGGCAGTTGCTGGATGAGGTCAAGTTTGCAGTGGAAAAAGGGGACCGGATCGCGCTGATCGGGCCGAATGGTGCTGGCAAAACCACGCTTTTGAAAATGTTGACTGGGGAGCTGACTCCCCAAGCCGGGCACTTGCGCCTGACGCCTACCGCCAACTTGGGCTACTTCGATCAGGTATTCGCCACGCTTGATTTGGAGCGCAGTTTGCTCGACGATCTGTTGCAACTGGACGGTATGGATCGCACGACCGCACGGGTCTTTCTTGGCAGTTTCCTCTTCCGCCAAGATGAAGTGTTCCGCAAACTGTCCACGTTGAGCTTTGGCGAGCGGGTGCGCTATGTGTTCGTCAAACTGATCCTCTCCCGCAACAACCTGTTGGTGCTCGACGAGCCGTCGAACCATTTGGATATCGTGACGCGGGAAAAGGTGGAGGAAGCGCTCGCCGACTACCCTGGTGCGATTATCTGCGCCTCACATGACCGCTTTTTCCTTGAGAAGTTGACCAATAAAGTTTGGGAGCTTCGCGACGGGCGGCTCACCGTCTATCCGTATGGCTTTCGCGAATATTGGGAGCGCAAGCAACAGACAAAGGCTGTCAAAAAGTCGGCGAAGAAGGTCAACAAACGCCAGCTACAGGATGAAATTTTGCAAATTGAGACGCGGCTGGCACAGCTTTCTTGGGAGATGAGCACCGTACTCGACGAAGTGAAAAAACGGGAGCAGGACGCAGAATTTCTCGCCCTGAGCCGCCGCCGCAACCAGTTGCGCACCGACTTGAACGGCTGA
- a CDS encoding LLM class flavin-dependent oxidoreductase, which produces MGFKLSVLDLCPLGSGFTATQALENTLDLARLADQLGYERYWLAEHHNMPGIASTAPEIMIGQVARVTERIRVGSGGIMLPNHTPLKVVETFKMLEALFPGRIDLGLGRAPGTDPWTAQALRKSKTDIGQNFPEQLIELLSFASGEFPDDHPYRNIKAVPVETALPPVWLLGSSDFSAILAAKVGLHFAFAHHINDADAVPAMRSYRTDFQPSRWQQEPHALITVSAICAETEEEANYHAKSLDLTFLRLIHGTPGLLPTPEEAMAYEYTADDRLLTGSFRHRLFVGTPEQVGQGIVQLMEQTGADEVMINSMIHSHTARKRSYELLAKTLL; this is translated from the coding sequence ATGGGATTCAAACTGTCCGTTCTTGATCTTTGTCCGCTTGGCTCTGGCTTCACAGCGACCCAAGCGTTGGAAAATACGCTCGATCTCGCACGATTGGCCGATCAGCTCGGCTATGAGCGCTACTGGCTGGCCGAACATCACAACATGCCAGGCATCGCCAGCACCGCTCCGGAAATCATGATCGGTCAGGTGGCCCGCGTCACAGAGCGGATACGGGTCGGCTCTGGCGGGATCATGCTGCCCAACCACACACCGCTCAAAGTGGTGGAAACCTTCAAAATGTTGGAAGCGCTGTTTCCGGGCCGAATCGATCTTGGTTTGGGGCGAGCGCCGGGAACGGACCCTTGGACCGCACAGGCGCTGCGCAAATCGAAAACGGACATCGGCCAAAACTTCCCCGAGCAGCTGATCGAACTGCTGTCGTTCGCAAGCGGTGAGTTTCCGGATGACCATCCGTACCGCAACATCAAAGCGGTGCCGGTCGAAACTGCGCTGCCTCCCGTCTGGTTGCTCGGCTCGAGCGATTTTAGTGCGATTCTCGCCGCAAAAGTTGGCCTGCACTTCGCCTTCGCGCACCATATTAACGATGCGGATGCTGTGCCTGCGATGCGCAGTTATCGCACCGATTTTCAGCCGTCACGGTGGCAACAAGAGCCGCATGCGCTCATCACCGTCTCGGCGATCTGCGCGGAAACGGAGGAAGAGGCCAACTATCATGCCAAGTCGCTCGACCTGACCTTCCTGCGCCTGATCCATGGCACACCGGGCCTGTTGCCAACCCCTGAAGAAGCGATGGCCTACGAATACACAGCAGATGACCGCCTGCTGACTGGCTCTTTTCGCCATCGGTTGTTCGTCGGCACGCCGGAACAGGTGGGGCAGGGCATCGTTCAACTGATGGAACAAACCGGAGCGGATGAAGTGATGATCAACAGCATGATTCACTCGCACACGGCACGAAAACGCTCCTATGAACTGTTGGCCAAGACACTCCTGTAG
- a CDS encoding MazG-like family protein, producing MPDFNKDMDITKNIRMIEWLKAELLDNVSGLFRGFLKGTESVLLDHLANIVVLTYMLARRCGIDFHELERKVVEKVDQGIETGHQSESWYGDLSGLKEHIKRRR from the coding sequence ATGCCTGACTTCAATAAAGACATGGACATCACCAAGAACATTCGGATGATCGAATGGTTGAAAGCAGAACTGCTTGACAATGTTTCAGGATTGTTTCGTGGCTTTTTGAAAGGCACCGAGTCGGTGTTGCTCGACCATCTGGCCAACATCGTGGTGCTCACCTATATGCTGGCCCGCCGCTGCGGGATCGACTTTCACGAACTGGAACGCAAAGTTGTGGAAAAGGTCGATCAAGGCATCGAGACCGGACACCAGTCGGAAAGCTGGTACGGTGATCTCAGCGGTTTAAAAGAGCATATAAAACGGAGACGCTAA
- the rplI gene encoding 50S ribosomal protein L9, whose protein sequence is MKVIFLQDVKGQGKKGEVKEVSPGYAQNFLLKKNLAVEATAETINRHKQQVAGEERKAAGVLQDAKDLAAVLKETTVILKTKAGDGGRVFGAISTKQIADALKEQKKLNVDKRKILLDEPIKSLGTTVVTVKLHPEVSTEMRVQVVAE, encoded by the coding sequence ATGAAAGTAATCTTCTTACAAGACGTAAAAGGCCAAGGAAAAAAAGGCGAAGTCAAAGAGGTATCTCCAGGCTACGCACAAAACTTCCTTTTAAAAAAGAATCTGGCAGTGGAAGCGACCGCTGAGACGATCAACCGTCACAAGCAACAGGTGGCAGGCGAAGAGCGCAAAGCGGCTGGCGTGTTGCAAGACGCCAAAGATTTGGCTGCCGTATTAAAAGAGACGACCGTCATCTTGAAAACCAAAGCAGGCGACGGAGGTCGCGTCTTTGGCGCGATCTCGACCAAGCAGATCGCCGATGCGCTGAAAGAGCAAAAGAAATTGAATGTAGATAAGCGAAAAATTCTCCTGGATGAGCCGATCAAGTCGTTGGGCACCACAGTGGTCACAGTTAAACTGCACCCAGAAGTGTCGACTGAGATGCGCGTTCAGGTAGTTGCGGAGTAA
- a CDS encoding NAD(P)-dependent oxidoreductase gives MTDQTVNSSPTASETTASNANFSPIIAVLGAGMMGQGIIKNLQESGVALRLYNRTSHKLHSLATPNDSICATPAEAAQGADIILSVITDDAAHEAVWFGPEGAIHGAAPGAIGLECSTLSIPCIEKWADALHQQGLIPIDSPTTGNRAGAEAGTLNLFMGGDLATIEQMRPVLQAISDQQFHFGPTGSGTRFKLMYNLFTGTMLVALGEAVGMAHGFGLDLQQVVDTLEATGFAIRNLKDKGQKMIEGRHDEVFSKISILQKDMAYAIQSAELHEAKYPVGEQAAERLHQAVLSGLGSLDVSATSLLCLPDDRYKKIVSIPNKRLPL, from the coding sequence ATGACAGATCAGACGGTAAATTCAAGTCCTACAGCCAGTGAAACTACCGCTTCAAACGCCAATTTCAGCCCGATCATCGCGGTGCTCGGCGCTGGCATGATGGGCCAAGGCATCATCAAAAATTTGCAAGAGTCGGGCGTTGCACTGCGCCTCTACAATCGCACCAGCCACAAATTGCACAGCTTGGCCACGCCAAACGACAGCATTTGTGCAACTCCGGCAGAAGCGGCGCAAGGCGCAGACATCATCCTCTCGGTCATCACCGACGATGCCGCACACGAAGCGGTCTGGTTCGGCCCAGAGGGGGCGATACACGGTGCGGCGCCCGGCGCGATCGGGCTTGAATGTTCGACACTTTCCATTCCCTGCATCGAAAAGTGGGCCGACGCGCTCCACCAACAAGGTCTGATCCCGATCGACAGCCCGACCACTGGCAATCGCGCGGGGGCGGAGGCGGGTACGCTCAATCTGTTCATGGGCGGTGACCTCGCCACGATCGAGCAGATGCGCCCGGTCCTGCAGGCGATCTCCGACCAGCAATTCCATTTTGGTCCCACTGGCTCTGGCACCCGCTTCAAACTGATGTATAACCTGTTCACAGGCACGATGCTCGTCGCCCTCGGCGAAGCGGTCGGCATGGCGCATGGCTTCGGGCTCGACCTTCAACAGGTGGTAGACACGCTTGAAGCGACCGGATTTGCCATTCGCAACCTCAAGGATAAAGGGCAAAAGATGATCGAGGGCCGCCATGATGAAGTTTTTTCCAAAATAAGCATTCTCCAAAAAGACATGGCCTACGCGATTCAAAGCGCCGAACTGCATGAGGCCAAGTACCCGGTCGGGGAGCAAGCAGCCGAGCGTCTGCACCAAGCGGTGCTGTCTGGGCTGGGCAGTCTCGACGTCTCCGCCACATCGCTCTTGTGCCTGCCAGACGACCGTTACAAGAAAATTGTCTCTATTCCAAATAAACGGTTGCCGTTATAA
- a CDS encoding nucleotidyltransferase family protein produces MTTPHNICLNSVFLTEQIKLDLNHMLHHYFEEVRSLFQAKGIPAVVYTGGSLARQEPSIRWTEDDELRLFSDIDFVVHTTLDYQADPWLKNLESYLKQHYPQFNSTVALVSDLSNASGFFSRDIALAQRYPIYESFQVERVVPDAFDATQMFNVMIHQISNTFLHPQWSGLSKGAYFRPEARYHYIKLILECLRTQFRHAEDDVVGYYSVYYKRNDPRLQHILDPESIAILIEARELFGTLELPELDIIKILKASMLIHLGFDRTDVTDQELRDRLEELSLRSSHIIPSYRYALLALMFSLGEDRAGQQAYLALFSEILRRMETTDIIAVKADLHILTDNTWSEPLTLHNDAFRELLKTLILLRRDYVRQWRRQVTGEDKIPDLYNDLLPAKG; encoded by the coding sequence ATGACCACACCACATAACATTTGCCTCAATTCTGTCTTTCTTACCGAACAGATCAAATTGGACCTCAACCATATGTTGCACCATTATTTTGAGGAGGTCAGAAGCCTCTTCCAAGCGAAAGGCATCCCCGCTGTCGTTTACACCGGAGGATCGCTGGCCCGCCAAGAACCTTCGATCCGCTGGACAGAAGACGACGAGTTGCGCCTGTTCTCCGACATCGATTTTGTCGTCCACACGACACTCGACTACCAAGCGGACCCGTGGCTAAAAAACTTGGAGTCCTACCTGAAACAGCACTATCCGCAGTTCAATTCGACGGTCGCACTCGTATCCGATCTGTCCAATGCCAGCGGCTTTTTCTCCCGAGATATCGCGCTGGCGCAGCGCTATCCGATCTACGAGTCCTTTCAGGTGGAGCGCGTTGTGCCTGATGCTTTCGATGCCACACAAATGTTTAACGTGATGATCCATCAAATCTCCAACACCTTTTTGCACCCGCAGTGGAGCGGACTCAGCAAAGGTGCCTACTTCCGACCTGAAGCGCGCTACCATTACATCAAGTTGATCCTCGAATGCCTGCGCACCCAATTTCGCCATGCCGAGGACGATGTGGTCGGCTATTACAGCGTCTACTACAAACGAAATGACCCGCGCCTCCAGCACATCCTCGACCCTGAAAGTATCGCCATCCTGATCGAAGCGCGCGAACTGTTCGGCACTTTAGAGCTCCCAGAGCTTGACATCATCAAGATTCTCAAAGCTTCGATGCTGATCCACTTGGGCTTCGATCGCACAGACGTCACCGATCAAGAACTGCGCGATCGGCTTGAGGAACTTTCGCTCCGCTCATCACACATCATTCCGTCCTATCGCTATGCACTGCTTGCGCTCATGTTCTCGCTTGGCGAAGACCGCGCAGGCCAACAAGCCTATCTCGCCCTGTTCTCGGAGATTTTGCGCCGCATGGAGACGACCGACATCATCGCTGTCAAAGCGGACCTGCATATCCTGACTGACAACACATGGAGCGAGCCGCTCACCTTGCACAATGACGCCTTTCGCGAACTGCTCAAAACGCTGATCTTGTTGCGTCGTGACTATGTTCGCCAATGGCGCAGACAAGTGACAGGTGAGGACAAAATTCCCGATCTTTACAACGACCTCCTACCAGCAAAGGGGTGA
- a CDS encoding polysaccharide deacetylase family protein gives MRKMLLLLVLFVTMTCFWTMEASAQIQAEYIAVALNDQLVAFPDATPEVIKGVTYLPVRFFAEAAGAKVDYDAGNETVQIRSGDKSVLINIPQKTITTSRGVTSSFHVFIKKNRLMVPFRLIAETFGYEVSYTGQGPLARAKDSGAQLSDEQVYVRYQHLIAAERAKLPDKIAYVTFDDGPNQYTAQILDTLARYEAKATFFMLKGQIENYPEQVKRMAREGQGLALHGVTHNARLAYASPQALVNEMEACNAALTRITGIRTNMVRVPYGSKPYMTTAYRDRLVEAGYRMWDWTVDSYDSRGTNVHADDIVREVREQTRGQVEPVILLHDSQATLQALPRILQHLTQSGYDLRPLQGNMKPHNFWNDRR, from the coding sequence ATGCGAAAGATGCTGCTCTTGCTCGTCTTGTTTGTCACGATGACCTGCTTCTGGACGATGGAGGCGAGTGCACAGATCCAGGCCGAGTACATCGCGGTTGCTTTAAACGACCAACTGGTCGCCTTTCCTGATGCTACACCGGAGGTCATCAAAGGTGTCACCTATCTGCCCGTGCGTTTCTTTGCAGAAGCGGCAGGCGCCAAGGTGGACTACGATGCTGGCAACGAAACGGTGCAGATCAGAAGCGGAGACAAAAGTGTACTGATCAACATCCCGCAAAAAACGATCACCACCTCACGAGGCGTCACCAGTTCCTTTCACGTATTCATCAAGAAAAACAGACTGATGGTGCCGTTTCGTTTGATTGCCGAGACGTTCGGCTATGAGGTTTCCTATACGGGTCAAGGTCCGCTCGCCCGAGCGAAGGACAGCGGTGCCCAACTGAGTGACGAGCAAGTCTATGTCAGGTATCAGCATCTGATCGCAGCAGAGCGAGCGAAACTGCCTGACAAAATCGCATATGTGACATTTGACGACGGTCCGAATCAATACACCGCGCAAATTTTAGATACATTGGCCCGCTACGAAGCAAAAGCGACCTTCTTCATGCTCAAAGGGCAGATCGAAAATTACCCCGAGCAGGTCAAACGCATGGCTCGAGAAGGGCAGGGTTTGGCCCTGCACGGAGTCACCCATAACGCGAGACTGGCCTACGCCTCCCCACAAGCGCTCGTCAACGAGATGGAGGCGTGCAACGCCGCCCTGACCCGCATCACTGGCATCCGAACCAACATGGTACGAGTCCCCTATGGCAGCAAGCCATACATGACCACCGCCTACCGAGATCGGCTGGTCGAAGCCGGCTACCGCATGTGGGACTGGACGGTGGACAGCTACGACTCACGGGGCACCAACGTTCATGCGGACGACATCGTGCGCGAGGTGCGTGAACAGACAAGAGGCCAAGTCGAGCCCGTCATCCTCCTGCACGACAGCCAAGCGACACTCCAAGCGCTCCCACGCATCCTGCAACACCTCACACAATCCGGCTACGACCTCCGCCCCCTCCAAGGGAACATGAAGCCACATAACTTCTGGAACGACCGACGCTAA
- a CDS encoding M20 family metallopeptidase produces MQEVNINELVDSVKEQVIRWRRYLHQHPELSFHEEKTAQFVYETLETFNNLELSRPTPNSVMARLVGSKPGKVLAIRADMDALPIEEANDIEYKSQNNGVMHACGHDGHTSMLLGAAKILSDFQAELQGEIRFLFQHAEEVSPGGAEDMVQAGVMDGVDMIIGQHLWSSMDTGKVGISYGPTMAAPDTFWITIHGKGGHAAVPQQTIDAIAIGAQVVTNLQHIVSRNTDPLDNLVVSVTQFHGGTTHNVIPGTVEMQGTVRSFDPNLRAEAPKLMERVIRGICDAHGATYTFTYENGYRAVINDEPLTRVIEETVRELYGEEAIDRIRPSMGGEDFSAFQQKAPGSFFFTGSGNVAKGTDFPHHHPNFNIDEDALERGVKVFVSAAFKLLA; encoded by the coding sequence GTGCAAGAAGTCAACATCAACGAACTGGTGGACAGCGTCAAAGAACAGGTGATCCGCTGGCGCCGTTACCTGCACCAGCATCCCGAATTGTCTTTTCATGAAGAAAAAACGGCCCAGTTTGTCTACGAAACGTTGGAGACATTCAACAACCTCGAACTTTCCCGCCCGACCCCCAACAGCGTCATGGCACGCTTAGTCGGTTCCAAACCAGGCAAAGTGCTGGCGATTCGTGCCGACATGGATGCACTTCCGATCGAAGAAGCGAACGATATCGAATACAAATCACAAAACAATGGCGTCATGCACGCCTGCGGTCACGATGGACACACGTCGATGCTGCTTGGCGCGGCGAAGATTCTGTCCGATTTTCAAGCTGAATTGCAAGGCGAGATCCGCTTCCTCTTCCAACATGCCGAAGAAGTTTCTCCCGGCGGTGCGGAGGACATGGTGCAGGCGGGCGTCATGGACGGTGTGGACATGATCATCGGGCAACACCTCTGGTCCTCGATGGATACAGGAAAAGTCGGCATCTCCTACGGCCCGACGATGGCAGCACCCGACACGTTCTGGATCACGATCCATGGCAAGGGCGGTCATGCAGCCGTCCCACAGCAGACGATCGATGCGATCGCCATCGGTGCCCAAGTCGTCACCAATCTTCAGCACATCGTTTCGCGCAACACCGACCCGCTCGACAATCTTGTCGTCTCTGTCACCCAGTTCCACGGCGGGACGACGCACAATGTCATCCCCGGCACCGTCGAGATGCAAGGTACGGTGCGCAGCTTCGACCCGAATCTCCGCGCAGAGGCCCCGAAACTGATGGAGCGAGTCATTCGCGGGATCTGTGACGCGCATGGGGCGACCTACACGTTTACTTACGAAAACGGCTACCGTGCGGTCATCAACGACGAACCGCTCACACGCGTCATCGAAGAGACGGTCCGCGAACTCTATGGCGAAGAAGCGATCGACCGCATCAGACCGAGCATGGGTGGGGAAGACTTCTCCGCATTCCAGCAAAAAGCGCCCGGCTCCTTCTTCTTCACCGGTTCTGGAAATGTAGCAAAAGGCACCGACTTCCCACACCATCATCCGAACTTCAACATCGATGAAGATGCGTTGGAGCGCGGAGTCAAAGTGTTTGTCAGCGCCGCCTTCAAACTATTGGCGTAA
- a CDS encoding phosphodiester glycosidase family protein: MKKKLMAGLLTVALLAGVPAVASASYAGVGTGTQTVLGRSVQLVYVNLNDQNLEVKAVSSEGKVGETEPLAALAQRNGALAAINGGYFNAYSDGQPLTVVRTNGKFVHNGSFGAVFGINTLNQPYFGRLYPTIEGSTKDSWSWPNNWSAWGINHYYDNPSAITILTPDAKKRTLPASGKTVVVQNGVVSKIVNGDAAIPSNGFLVHFGSSVVSSANVFKVGEKAAYKITYRGSSGKAVNMDAIGNMMGGGPLLLSGGAVVVDPIAEKFTDPKQTSRDSRSTRTFIGWRSDNRLVMGTVPNVSVYELADVAKALGLVHAVGMDSGATAGLYADGSYLTTPGREVPNAVIVRKRDASSVNASGYVDVYQDHYAYDAIARLKQKSVMNGELNGTARFFKPSQTMTRAELAAVLTNAFALPAGKHTFSDATGSWYDNFAGAVVSAGYMAGYSATKFGGADPVTEEQIVAILARVLAKNGAPANAKDLWLQNAPSAWADKDVHLAIKQGLIVDAFGDKPFMPLEEAKRSGVAVLLDSAMRKIGK, encoded by the coding sequence ATGAAAAAGAAATTGATGGCAGGGCTACTGACTGTCGCATTGCTGGCGGGCGTTCCGGCAGTGGCGAGTGCCAGTTACGCTGGCGTCGGCACAGGCACGCAGACGGTGCTGGGCCGTTCGGTGCAATTGGTCTATGTGAACTTAAACGATCAAAACCTCGAGGTGAAAGCAGTCTCATCGGAGGGGAAAGTAGGAGAGACCGAACCGCTGGCTGCTCTGGCACAGCGTAACGGGGCGCTGGCGGCGATCAACGGCGGCTATTTTAACGCCTACTCGGATGGTCAGCCATTGACGGTGGTGCGCACGAATGGGAAATTTGTGCACAACGGCAGTTTCGGGGCGGTGTTTGGCATCAACACGCTGAACCAACCGTATTTCGGACGGCTATACCCGACGATCGAAGGCAGCACCAAAGACTCGTGGAGCTGGCCCAACAATTGGTCGGCATGGGGGATCAATCATTATTATGACAACCCGAGCGCGATCACCATTCTCACGCCGGACGCGAAAAAGCGCACGCTGCCTGCCAGCGGCAAAACGGTCGTCGTCCAAAACGGCGTGGTCAGCAAAATTGTCAACGGCGACGCGGCCATTCCGTCCAATGGTTTTCTGGTGCATTTCGGTTCTAGCGTCGTCTCGTCGGCAAACGTCTTTAAAGTGGGGGAAAAAGCAGCCTACAAAATCACCTACCGTGGCTCATCGGGCAAAGCGGTCAACATGGATGCGATCGGCAACATGATGGGCGGGGGCCCACTGTTGTTGTCCGGCGGGGCAGTGGTGGTCGATCCGATCGCTGAGAAATTTACCGATCCCAAACAAACATCGCGGGACAGTCGTTCGACCAGGACCTTTATCGGCTGGCGTTCTGACAACCGTCTGGTGATGGGCACCGTGCCCAACGTGTCGGTCTACGAGTTGGCCGACGTAGCCAAGGCGCTCGGACTGGTCCATGCCGTCGGGATGGACAGCGGGGCAACAGCAGGACTTTATGCGGATGGAAGCTATTTGACTACTCCGGGGCGCGAAGTGCCAAACGCGGTCATCGTCAGAAAACGCGATGCTTCGTCGGTCAACGCATCCGGCTATGTGGACGTATATCAAGATCATTATGCTTATGATGCGATTGCCCGCTTGAAACAGAAAAGCGTGATGAACGGCGAACTGAACGGGACAGCGCGCTTCTTCAAACCGAGCCAAACGATGACCCGCGCCGAATTGGCGGCAGTGCTGACCAATGCGTTCGCTTTGCCTGCGGGCAAGCACACGTTTAGCGATGCTACAGGTTCGTGGTATGACAATTTCGCTGGAGCGGTGGTCAGCGCAGGCTACATGGCCGGTTACTCGGCGACCAAATTCGGCGGTGCCGATCCGGTGACCGAGGAGCAGATCGTCGCCATTCTGGCCCGCGTGCTCGCCAAAAACGGTGCGCCAGCCAACGCCAAAGACCTCTGGTTGCAAAATGCACCGAGCGCATGGGCGGATAAGGATGTGCACCTGGCGATCAAACAGGGTCTGATCGTCGATGCTTTTGGCGACAAACCGTTTATGCCTTTGGAGGAAGCGAAGCGCTCCGGGGTTGCGGTGCTGCTTGATTCTGCGATGAGAAAGATCGGGAAGTAA